The following proteins come from a genomic window of Rutidosis leptorrhynchoides isolate AG116_Rl617_1_P2 chromosome 10, CSIRO_AGI_Rlap_v1, whole genome shotgun sequence:
- the LOC139870021 gene encoding pectinesterase-like, giving the protein MANQSLTSVLSLGLSVAFILIIVALVSKDGELDDMHLVNTKALKTFCKPTEYKDACYEALAHVAKNTSATKKDYVYASFNSTVYQLKKAIKKAGTIREGLHGRTDDYAKRSCADLINCEKLLGFAMEDLQYIKKVSSEAKIGTLPVQVKPLLVWLTAARAYQTTCLDEIEDEKLKKTMKKKLKYATKHTYNAEKIIKSITKILKDFGMDYSDFVLPPKGTQRRLLDEGLEVDQDEEGFPSWVPDGDRRLLGEDSKDDDDKDDSKDPKDAKDPNDHIGGPAPNPQDFFKSPQPESLNENATPNAVVAKDGSGKYRTIKAALDAYPPNLKGRYIIYIKAGEYNEGQIIVNRNQHNVYMYGDGNDKTVITGKLNSGSDHVGTSNTATFVAEGERFMAKGIGFKNTIGPQGDQAVAFRSQSPNTVVADCCFEGYQNTLYYHTHDQFYKNCIISGTVDFIFGSGRAFFQDSNIYVRKPEKNQTNTITADGRMKYIEAGGVVLHNCKIMAGQGLKSTDDVKSYLGRPWKAEAKVMVMKTEIEDVIEPEGWVEMDSKYEKYNHETCMIREYDNKGPGSKTDKRVDWETFKVVKDEKVAAKFSADKFIDAGSWVPQTGVPVNLKL; this is encoded by the coding sequence ATGGCTAATCAATCACTGACATCCGTTTTATCATTAGGCTTGTCAGTTGCTTTTATTCTCATCATTGTTGCTTTGGTCTCTAAAGATGGAGAATTGGATGATATGCATTTAGTTAATACTAAAGCGCTCAAGACCTTTTGCAAACCAACCGAATATAAGGACGCGTGCTACGAGGCATTAGCACACGTGGCTAAGAACACATCTGCCACCAAAAAGGATTATGTTTACGCATCGTTCAATAGCACCGTCTATCAACTCAAAAAGGCCATTAAAAAAGCTGGTACTATTAGGGAAGGTTTGCATGGTCGAACGGACGATTATGCTAAGCGTTCTTGCGCTGACCTCATAAACTGTGAGAAATTGTTGGGGTTTGCTATGGAAGACTTACAATATATTAAAAAGGTTTCGTCTGAAGCCAAAATTGGTACTCTGCCCGTTCAAGTTAAACCACTTCTTGTTTGGCTAACAGCGGCTCGTGCATACCAAACAACATGTCTTGATGAAATCGAAGACGAGAAACTTAAAAAAACTATGAAAAAGAAGTTAAAATACGCTACGAAACACACATATAACGCCGAAAAGATTATAAAAAGTATCACCAAGATCCTTAAAGACTTTGGGATGGATTATAGTGATTTCGTACTCCCTCCAAAGGGTACTCAAAGAAGGCTTCTTGACGAAGGCCTAGAGGTTGACCAAGACGAAGAAGGTTTCCCTTCGTGGGTCCCAGATGGAGACCGTAGACTTCTTGGTGAGGAttccaaagatgatgatgataaagacgaCTCCAAAGATCCCAAGGACGCTAAAGACCCGAATGACCACATAGGCGGGCCCGCACCTAATCCTCAAGACTTTTTCAAATCTCCTCAACCTGAATCACTTAACGAAAATGCCACGCCTAATGCAGTCGTCGCTAAAGATGGAAGTGGGAAGTATAGGACCATTAAAGCCGCCCTTGATGCTTATCCTCCTAATCTTAAAGGTAGGTATATAATCTATATTAAAGCCGGTGAATACAATGAAGGCCAAATAATCGTCAATCGGAATCAACACAATGTTTATATGTATGGAGATGGTAATGACAAAACAGTCATCACCGGCAAATTAAATAGCGGGAGCGATCATGTTGGAACATCAAACACGGCCACATTTGTTGCAGAAGGCGAAAGATTCATGGCTAAAGGTATAGGATTCAAAAACACAATCGGCCCACAAGGGGACCAAGCGGTTGCGTTTAGATCTCAATCTCCAAACACGGTTGTAGCCGATTGTTGCTTTGAAGGTTACCAAAACACATTATATTATCATACACATGATCAATTCTATAAGAATTGTATCATATCTGGAACGGTTGACTTTATATTTGGAAGTGGAAGAGCTTTTTTTCAAGATTCCAATATTTATGTTAGGAAACCGGAAAAGAATCAAACTAACACGATAACAGCCGATGGGAGGATGAAATATATTGAAGCGGGAGGTGTCGTTCTTCACAACTGTAAAATTATGGCAGGTCAAGGATTAAAGTCAACAGACGACGTTAAAAGTTACCTTGGACGTCCATGGAAGGCTGAAGCAAAAGTAATGGTGATGAAAACAGAGATTGAAGATGTGATTGAACCTGAAGGATGGGTTGAAATGGATTCAAAATATGAAAAGTATAATCACGAGACATGTATGATTAGGGAGTACGATAACAAAGGACCTGGTTCGAAGACTGACAAAAGGGTTGATTGGGAGACCTTTAAGGTTGTTAAAGATGAGAAAGTGGCTGCAAAGTTTAGCGCCGACAAGTTCATAGATGCAGGATCATGGGTGCCTCAGACTGGTGTTCCTGTTAATCTTAAGCTTTAA
- the LOC139872082 gene encoding uncharacterized protein: MDMNIDTLKGTIVFATIGRLEYGFDVFSVSLPTSLDHFSSSPPQEHRLTDGISINYNAQFTEPNDTSSDIVYISERTGSAQIYLNSKLVSTPPKTLFHDRPIVKNQTLYFISAHEPADAPFKSWSALYSIKLNGTETETEKIVTRLTPYGHVDYSPSVSQSGDVIAVASYGSRLWQGEFHQLQTDIVVFRRSDPENRRIVCSLGGWPTFSGDDTIYFHRQCDDGWWSIFQLELPENIDTQVPAPRRVTPPGVHCFTPAAMHNRRQIAVATRRKGDSYRHIEIFDIETEKFFPVTKLLNPNFHHYNPFVSPNSGSLGYHRFRGEPDEISISESIIPHLNPVLSPIKSLRMLRLNGAFPSFSPNGDMIALNNDFNSNPGMDIVKSDGSKRWNLINGRIAFCNSWSPTENNVIFTSLGPIFATVRATVQIARVSFNIDTENNLESEIKPEIKILTKEETGNNAFPSCSPDGKSLVFRSGRSGYKNLYILDAVEGEFKENGGIRQVTDGPWIDTMPSWSPDGKLIAFSSNRHNPADVECFSIYVMCTDGSNVRRIYVAGDEGSEEVDKERINHVCFSIDCEWLLFTANIGGVTAEPVSVPNHFQPYGELYVIRLDGTGLQRLTWNGYENGTPTWHSGGEKELGRVCLDIGHKLSGQFDEPLWIKCDF, encoded by the coding sequence atggatatgaatatcgaTACACTTAAAGGAACCATCGTTTTTGCCACAATCGGCCGCCTTGAGTACGGTTTCGACGTTTTTTCAGTTTCACTCCCTACCAGTCTCGACCATTTCTCATCTTCACCACCCCAAGAACATCGTCTCACCGACGGCATTTCAATCAACTACAACGCTCAGTTCACCGAACCAAACGATACCTCTAGTGACATAGTTTACATCTCCGAAAGAACCGGTTCAGCTCAAATTTATCTAAATTCAAAACTTGTATCTACACCACCGAAAACTCTCTTTCACGACCGTCCGATTGTTAAAAACCAAACTCTTTACTTCATATCCGCTCACGAGCCCGCAGATGCACCGTTTAAAAGCTGGTCCGCGTTGTACTCGATCAAATTAAACGGTACTGAAACAGAAACTGAAAAAATTGTTACTCGATTAACGCCTTATGGTCATGTCGATTACAGTCCTTCGGTTTCACAATCTGGTGACGTCATCGCCGTTGCGTCGTATGGTTCTCGTTTGTGGCAGGGTGAATTTCACCAGCTCCAAACGGACATCGTCGTTTTCCGGCGATCGGATCCTGAAAACAGACGTATCGTTTGTTCACTAGGCGGTTGGCCTACCTTTTCCGGTGACGATACGATCTACTTCCACCGCCAATGTGACGACGGCTGGTGGAGCATTTTTCAGCTAGAATTACCGGAAAATATTGATACTCAGGTACCTGCTCCTAGACGTGTTACACCTCCTGGAGTACACTGTTTTACGCCGGCGGCAATGCATAACCGCCGTCAGATTGCTGTAGCTACGCGACGGAAAGGCGACAGTTATCGTCACATTGAAATTTTCGATATTGAAACAGAGAAGTTTTTTCCGGTAACTAAGTTGTTAAACCCTAACTTTCATCACTACAATCCTTTTGTGTCACCTAATTCAGGTTCTCTCGGTTATCACCGATTTAGAGGTGAACCAGATGAAATAAGTATTAGTGAATCAATAATTCCTCACTTGAATCCTGTTTTATCTCCGATTAAAAGCCTTAGAATGCTAAGATTAAACGGCGCGTTTCCGTCATTTTCACCTAACGGAGATATGATCGCTTTGAATAATGACTTCAATTCAAATCCCGGTATGGACATCGTGAAATCAGACGGCTCAAAACGATGGAATCTAATAAACGGACGAATCGCATTTTGCAATTCGTGGAGTCCGACTGAGAACAACGTCATATTCACGTCACTTGGACCGATTTTTGCTACCGTTAGAGCAACGGTTCAAATCGCTAGGGTTTCGTTTAATATAGATACAGAAAATAACCTTGAATCTGAAATTAAACCTGAAATTAAGATCCTGACTAAAGAAGAAACCGGAAACAACGCGTTTCCGTCGTGTTCGCCGGACGGGAAAAGTTTAGTGTTCAGATCCGGCCGATCAGGTTACAAAAATCTATACATATTAGACGCCGTTGAAGGTGAATTTAAGGAAAATGGAGGAATACGTCAAGTTACTGATGGACCGTGGATTGACACGATGCCGAGCTGGTCACCTGACGGAAAGCTTATTGCGTTTTCGTCGAATAGGCATAATCCGGCGGATGTTGAATGTTTTAGCATATATGTAATGTGTACGGACGGAAGTAATGTAAGGAGGATTTATGTGGCCGGAGATGAAGGATCTGAGGAGGTTGATAAAGAGAGGATAAATCATGTGTGCTTTAGTATCGACTGCGAGTGGTTGTTGTTTACGGCAAATATAGGCGGAGTAACTGCTGAACCGGTGTCTGTTCCGAATCACTTTCAGCCGTATGGTGAGTTGTATGTGATTCGGTTAGATGGTACTGGGTTGCAGAGGCTGACGTGGAATGGTTATGAGAATGGGACGCCAACGTGGCATTCTGGTGGTGAAAAGGAGTTGGGGAGGGTATGTTTGGATATCGGGCACAAGTTATCGGGTCAATTTGATGAACCATTGTGGATCAAATGTGATTTTTAA